In the Rhizobium sp. SSA_523 genome, CCGTGATGCTTGCGGTTGCAGACCGAATCACCCAGCAGGCCGTGCTGATCGAGCAGGACAGGACCCGTCATCGACGCCTTGAAAATCCCTGTTCTGTAGCTTTTGCCCGGCAGTCTTTGCGCGGTGCCGATGCAGATGGCGCTGACTTTCATCTGAGGAAGCCTCACTTGTGTGATTCCGTTCGTCCTGCTTATCGTCTAAAAGCGTCGCATGGCAAAACGCGTCACCGGTCCTGAAATCGAAAAACTCATCCAGCTGCTCGCCAAGGTGCCGGGGCTTGGCCCCCGCTCGGCCCGGCGCGCTGCGCTGCATCTGATCAAGAAGCGCGAACAGCTCATGGGACCCCTGTCCCTGGCGCTCGGCGAGGCCTATGACAAGGTCAAGGTGTGCTCGCGCTGCGGCAATGTCGATACGCGCGACCCCTGCACCGTCTGTACCGACGAGCGGCGGGACCAGTCCGTCATCATCGTCGTGGAGGATGTCTCCGACCTGTGGGCGCTCGAGCGGGCCGGCGCGATGAATGCCGCCTATCACGTTCTCGGCGGAACGCTCTCGCCGCTGGACGGCATCGGCCCGGACGACCTCAACATCAAGAGCCTGATCGATCGCGCCAGCGAAGGCGGCGTGCGGGAGATCATCCTTGCCGTCAACGCGACTGTCGAGGGACAGGCCACCGCCCATTACATTACCGATCGCCTGGGCGACCTGCCGGTCAAGATCACCCGCCTCGCGCATGGCGTACCCGTCGGCGGCGAACTTGATTACCTCGACGAAGGCACGCTGACTGCGGCGCTGCGCGCCCGCACCGCGATATAAGGGTGACTGGAGGAGGCAATACAATGACACCGTTTCTGCGACACGCATTGAGCCGAGGCCGCAAAATCAGCCTTGCACTCGCGATGGCCGGCCTGAGCCTGCTGCCTGTGCCGGCCTTTGCCGCCCCCTCCAAGTCCGAAGTGGAGGCGCAATTCCGCTCCTGGATTGAGCGTGATCTTGCGCCGGAGGCGCGCAAGGCAGGTGTCTCGGACGCCGTCATCGAAAGTGCCTTCAGGGGCATCAGCCTGAACTGGACATTGCCGGATCTCGTGCCGCCCGGAACGGCCCCACCCAAGGAGCGGGACCAGAGCCAGGCGGAGTTCTCCTCGCCCGGGGCCTATTTTTCCGAGCAGCGCCTGCAGGGACTGGCTGCGACCGGCAGGACGCTTGCCAAGACGCATGCGGCGACGCTGCGGAAAATCGAGCAGACCTATGGCGTGCCCGGCGCGATCGTCGTGGCGATCTGGGGTCGCGAATCCGGCTATGGACGTGCCAAACTTCCCTATTCGGCCATCGATGTTCTGGCGACCAAGGCCTTCATGTCGACCCGCAAGGAGATGTTCCGCGCCGAGCTCATCGATGCGCTGCGCATTCTCCAGCACGGCGACGTGACGCCCGACCGGATGAAGGGGTCCTGGGCCGGCGCCCTTGGCCAGCCGCAGTTCATGCCGTCCAGCTATGTGCGCTACGCGATCGACTTCGACGGCGACAAGCGGGCCGATATCTGGGATTCCGTTCCCGATACATTGGGTTCGATCGCCCATTACCTCTCCCTGAAAGGCTGGCAGCGCGGGCGTGACTGGGGGTTCGAGGTCTCCATTCCCGCAGGCGTGTCCTGTGCGCAGGAAGGGCCGGATCGGGCCAAACCCATTTCCGGCTGGGCCTCGAGCGGCATTGCCCGCGTCAATGGCAGGCCGTTTCCTGATAATGAAGCCGGTCTCTCCGGCATGATGCTGGTACCTGCTGGGCGCCACGGGCCGACATTCCTCGTGACGCCGAACTTCTACGTCCTCAAAGAGTACAATAATTCCGATCTCTATGCACTGTTCATCGGCAACCTCGCTGATCGCATCGCTTATGGTTCAGGAGCTTTCGAGGCGCCCTGGGGATCGGTCGGCCGCATGCTGCGGTCGGACGTGCTGGCCATGCAGAAACGCCTGCAGGCCCAGGGCTTCGACGTGGGCAAGGCTGACGGACTGGCGGGCTTCAAGACGCGCCGCTCTCTGGGTGAATGGCAGGCGCGATCCGGCTTGTCGCCGACCTGTTTTCCCGATGAGGGCCTGAAGGCAAAGCTGAAGTGACACCGAGGTCGCAGCGGACGTGGCATCAGGCGTGCCAGCGGACGAGATCGTGCATCCGGCGCCAAGCGATCAAAGCGATCAAAGCGATCAAGCGATCAGAGCGATAGCTTGAAACCGGAATGGCTCTCCTGGAAGCCGAGGTTTTCGTAGAAGCGATGCGCATCATTCCTGCGCTTGTCCGATGTCAGCTGAACGGAGCCGCAACCGCGCTCCCGGCAGGTGTCGATCGCAAAGCGGATCATGTCGCCGCCGAGGCCCTTGCCCCGCTGACTGCTGGCAATGCGAACGCTTTCGATCTGGCCGCGCCACATGCCCCTGTGCGAAAGGCCAGGCAGGAAACTCAGCTGCAGGCAGCCGGCAATCTCGCCCGTCTCGTCTTCGGCGACCAGCAGAAACTGGTTCTTGTCTGCCTCGATCGCGTCGAAGGCATCGATATAGCGCTTGTCCACCGGCTCCGAGACGATCTCGCGCGCATGGCCCAGCGCATCGTCGGCCAGCATGGCCACGATGGCGGCGATATCATCTCGGGTGGCTTTACGAAATTGAGCCATGATCAAGTCTCGTCTGCTGTCAGTGGTGAAGGTCGAGGGAGGCTTTGTGGAAGATGTCGTCGCTGGCATCGCGCGGCGGGATGGCCTGGCGCTCGATCATGCGGTGAACCTTCGGCCCTTCGGGGCCGGCATGCAGCTCGCGGATCCGGCTCCAGACTTCGGAATCCACCTGAGTCCGGCGCTGGTTGTGGCGCACGTAATCGGCCCAGGTCGCCGTGTGATAGGTTTCTGTCCAGACATCGGGATTCTGCAGGTCGCGCAGCAGGGCCCATTGCCGCGCGCCGTCGCGAATGCGGATGCGCCGGCGCTCCGACATCAGGGCGAGGAATTCCGGAACATTCTCCTCGCGGATGATGTAATCGACCAGGAGAACGATCGGTCCGCTCCTGGGCTGGAGATCGAGGCGCAAGGAGGGCTCGCGGAAGGTGTTGACCGGATCGAGGTTCAGGGTTTCCAGCGAGGGCAAGGCGAATTTCCATCCGACCGCCGCACCGAAGACCATTGCGAGACTGGAAAAGAGCAGAGACACCGCGACACCGTGATCTTCGGCGAGCGAGCCCCAGATCCAGCTCCCCACCGCAATCCCGCCGAATGCGGCGGTCTGATAGAAGGATAGGGCCCGGCCCACGACCCATCGCGGCGTCGACAATTGCACGGTCGTGTTGAACAGCGACAGCGCCAGGACCCAGCAGGCGCCGGGGATCAGCAGGATGAGACAGGTCAGCCAGATGGAGGTGGACAGAGCGGCGACCACGGCGCTGGCGGCGAACCCGGTGAAGGAAAGCCGCACGATCATCTCGCTGGACAAGATCTCGCGCAGGCGCGCATTGAGAACCGCGCCGCCCACGGCACCAATGCCGAAGGCACCGAGCATGAAGCCGTAGGTGAGGGGGCCGCCTTGCACCAGGTCTCGCGCCACGAGTGGCAGGAGCGCCAGGATGGCGCTGGCGGCGAGCCCGAACAGCGCCGATCGGAACAGGACATTGATAAGCTTCGGCGACATCGCGACATAGCCGAAGCCGGCCGAAAGAGCGCGGACCAGCGTTTCGCGCGGCAGTTTGCTGGTCGGCGCGTCGGGACGCCAGCGCAAGAGAGCGAAGATGAGCGCCAGATAGCTGAGCGAATTGACCGCAAAAGCTGCAGCGGCGCCGAGGGCCGCCACGATGGCTCCACCGATCGCGGGCCCAAGGCTGCGCGTGATGTTGAAGCCGACGCTGTTGAGCGTGACGGCGGCGGGAAGCAGCGGCCGCGGCACCATATCGCCGACCGAGGCCTGCCAGGACGGATTGTTGAGCGCCGTGCCGCAGCCGATCAGGAAGGTAAAGCTCAGAAGCAGCCAGGGGTTTAGCAAGCCGAAAAAGGCGAAAGCGGTCAGGAGAATCGAGACCGTCAGCATGAAGCCCTGGGCGCAGAGCATGATGCTGCGCCGGTCGAAATTATCGGCGAGCGCTCCGGCCAGAAGCGAGAACAGCATGATTGGCAGCGCGGTCGAGGATTGCACCAAGGCGACCATGTTTTCCGAGCTGGAGATGGCCGTCATCATCCAGGCAGCGCCAACGGCCTGGATGAGCCCGCCGAAATTCGAGGCGATGCTGGCGATCCATATGGTCCGGAATGTGTGATGGCCGAAAGGCGCCAGAGAAGAAACCCGCTCGGGCACGATGCACCTCTTCGTGATTCATGCTGTCAGCTAAAGTAGCCGCCAGGCGCAGAGGGGCAAGCGGAAAAGGCCAACAAATGACGATACGCCTCAAGGCCTTGCATTTGGCGGCTTCAGCGCGTATATGACGATAAATTCTTGATCGTCAGATGAAGGGTGGGCCTGCGAAGGACCCGCTCTTTTTTATTAGGCGATAAGGCTCAGGAACTTGATCGCCGGGACGGCGAAACCGCCGAAAGACCATATGCAAGACAGCCAGAAGGAACCGCGTCTCATCGTCGAGACGGGTCTCGACCTCAGGATCGCGGAAATCATCGAGCCGACGCTGGAGGCGATGGATTATCGCCTCGTCCGGGTGCGGCTTCTCAATCAGAACGGCCTCACGCTGCAGATCATGTGCGAGCGTTCGGACGGCACCATGACGGTCGAGGACTGCGAAGCCGTATCCATGGCGGTTTCTCCCGTCCTGGATGTGGAAGATCCGGTCGATAAGGCGTATCATCTGGAAGTGTCGTCGCCCGGCATCGATCGTCCCATGGTGCGCAAATCCGATTTCGTGCGATGGGTCGGGCATCTGGTCAAGTGCGAAACCTCGGTCCTCCTGGATGGGCGCAAGCGCTTCCGCGGCAAGATCGCGACGACCGACGAAAACGGTTTCACGCTTGAACGCGATCAGGCTGCCTATGGCGAAGAGCCGAAAGTGATTGTCCCTTACGCCGCATTGGCGGAGGCGAAGCTGATCCTGACGGATGATCTCATCCGTGATGCGCTGCGGGCGGACAAGCTGGCGAAGACCCAGGCCGCCAACCAGAACGGCGAAGACGACGAAGACTAAAAGAACCCTTTTCTCCCGCCACACGGCAGGCAGAGACATTCGATCTACGGAGACCGACAACAATGGCAGTGAGTGCGAACCGACTTGAACTTCTGCAGATCGCAGATGCAGTGGCGCGCGAAAAGGTCATCGACCGCGAGATCGTTCTGGCCGCCATGGCCGATGCGATCCAGAAGGCGGCCCGCTCCCGTTACGGCACGGAAAGCAATATCCGCGCCGACATCAATTCCAAGACCGGCGAAATCCGCCTCCAGCGCCTTCTCGAAGTGGTGGACCACGCCGAAGACTACACCACCCAGATCCCGCTGGCTCTGGCCCGCGACCGCAATCCGGATGCCGCCATCGGCGATTTCATTGCCGATCCGCTGCCGCCCATGGATTTCGGCCGTATCGCCGCCCAGTCCGCCAAGCAGGTCATCGTCCAGAAGGTGCGCGAGGCCGAGCGCGACCGCCAGTTCGACGAATTCAAGGATCGCGTCGGCGAAATCGTCAACGGCACGGTCAAGCGCGTCGAATACGGCAATGTCATCGTCGATCTCGGCCGTGGCGAAGGCATTATCCGCCGCGACGAGATGATCCCGCGCGAAAACATGCGATACGGCGATCGTGTGCGTGCCTATGTCTACGACGTGCGCCGCGAGCAGCGCGGTCCGCAGATCTTCCTGTCGCGCACGCATCCGCAATTCATGGTGAAGCTGTTCACCATGGAAGTGCCGGAAATCTACGACGGCATCATCCAGATCAAGTCGGTCGCCCGCGATCCGGGCTCGCGCGCCAAGATCGCCGTCATCTCCAATGACAGTTCCATCGACCCGGTCGGTGCCTGCGTCGGTATGCGTGGTTCGCGCGTCCAGGCCGTCGTTGGCGAGTTGCAGGGCGAGAAGATCGATATCATTCCCTGGTCCGCCGATCCCGCTTCCTTCATCGTCAATGCGCTGCAGCCGGCGGAAGTGGCGAAGGTCGTCCTGGACGAAGATGCCGAGCGCATCGAAGTCGTGGTTCCCGACGAGCAGCTTTCGCTCGCCATCGGTCGCCGCGGCCAGAACGTCCGTCTTGCCTCGCAGCTGACCGGCTGGGATATTGATATCATGACGGAGCAGGAGGAATCCGAGCGCCGCCAGAAGGAATTCAACGAGCGCACCAATCTCTTCATGGATGCACTCGACGTCGACGAGATGGTCGGCCAGGTTCTGGCCTCGGAAGGTTTCGCGCAGGTCGAGGAACTGGCCTATGTCGAACTGGACGAGATCGCATCGATCGATGGCTTCGACGAAGATACCGCCAGCGAGATCCAGATGCGCGCCCGCGACTATCTGGACCGGATCGAGGCGGAAATGGATGCCAAGCGCCGCGAACTCGGCGTTGCGGACGAATTGCGCCAGATCGACGGTCTGACGGGCAAGATGCTCGTGGCGCTCGGCGAAGACGGCATCAAGACGGTCGAGGATTTCGCCGGCTGCGCC is a window encoding:
- the recR gene encoding recombination mediator RecR: MAKRVTGPEIEKLIQLLAKVPGLGPRSARRAALHLIKKREQLMGPLSLALGEAYDKVKVCSRCGNVDTRDPCTVCTDERRDQSVIIVVEDVSDLWALERAGAMNAAYHVLGGTLSPLDGIGPDDLNIKSLIDRASEGGVREIILAVNATVEGQATAHYITDRLGDLPVKITRLAHGVPVGGELDYLDEGTLTAALRARTAI
- a CDS encoding lytic murein transglycosylase, with product MAGLSLLPVPAFAAPSKSEVEAQFRSWIERDLAPEARKAGVSDAVIESAFRGISLNWTLPDLVPPGTAPPKERDQSQAEFSSPGAYFSEQRLQGLAATGRTLAKTHAATLRKIEQTYGVPGAIVVAIWGRESGYGRAKLPYSAIDVLATKAFMSTRKEMFRAELIDALRILQHGDVTPDRMKGSWAGALGQPQFMPSSYVRYAIDFDGDKRADIWDSVPDTLGSIAHYLSLKGWQRGRDWGFEVSIPAGVSCAQEGPDRAKPISGWASSGIARVNGRPFPDNEAGLSGMMLVPAGRHGPTFLVTPNFYVLKEYNNSDLYALFIGNLADRIAYGSGAFEAPWGSVGRMLRSDVLAMQKRLQAQGFDVGKADGLAGFKTRRSLGEWQARSGLSPTCFPDEGLKAKLK
- a CDS encoding GNAT family N-acetyltransferase → MAQFRKATRDDIAAIVAMLADDALGHAREIVSEPVDKRYIDAFDAIEADKNQFLLVAEDETGEIAGCLQLSFLPGLSHRGMWRGQIESVRIASSQRGKGLGGDMIRFAIDTCRERGCGSVQLTSDKRRNDAHRFYENLGFQESHSGFKLSL
- a CDS encoding MFS transporter → MPERVSSLAPFGHHTFRTIWIASIASNFGGLIQAVGAAWMMTAISSSENMVALVQSSTALPIMLFSLLAGALADNFDRRSIMLCAQGFMLTVSILLTAFAFFGLLNPWLLLSFTFLIGCGTALNNPSWQASVGDMVPRPLLPAAVTLNSVGFNITRSLGPAIGGAIVAALGAAAAFAVNSLSYLALIFALLRWRPDAPTSKLPRETLVRALSAGFGYVAMSPKLINVLFRSALFGLAASAILALLPLVARDLVQGGPLTYGFMLGAFGIGAVGGAVLNARLREILSSEMIVRLSFTGFAASAVVAALSTSIWLTCLILLIPGACWVLALSLFNTTVQLSTPRWVVGRALSFYQTAAFGGIAVGSWIWGSLAEDHGVAVSLLFSSLAMVFGAAVGWKFALPSLETLNLDPVNTFREPSLRLDLQPRSGPIVLLVDYIIREENVPEFLALMSERRRIRIRDGARQWALLRDLQNPDVWTETYHTATWADYVRHNQRRTQVDSEVWSRIRELHAGPEGPKVHRMIERQAIPPRDASDDIFHKASLDLHH
- the rimP gene encoding ribosome maturation factor RimP produces the protein MQDSQKEPRLIVETGLDLRIAEIIEPTLEAMDYRLVRVRLLNQNGLTLQIMCERSDGTMTVEDCEAVSMAVSPVLDVEDPVDKAYHLEVSSPGIDRPMVRKSDFVRWVGHLVKCETSVLLDGRKRFRGKIATTDENGFTLERDQAAYGEEPKVIVPYAALAEAKLILTDDLIRDALRADKLAKTQAANQNGEDDED
- the nusA gene encoding transcription termination factor NusA encodes the protein MAVSANRLELLQIADAVAREKVIDREIVLAAMADAIQKAARSRYGTESNIRADINSKTGEIRLQRLLEVVDHAEDYTTQIPLALARDRNPDAAIGDFIADPLPPMDFGRIAAQSAKQVIVQKVREAERDRQFDEFKDRVGEIVNGTVKRVEYGNVIVDLGRGEGIIRRDEMIPRENMRYGDRVRAYVYDVRREQRGPQIFLSRTHPQFMVKLFTMEVPEIYDGIIQIKSVARDPGSRAKIAVISNDSSIDPVGACVGMRGSRVQAVVGELQGEKIDIIPWSADPASFIVNALQPAEVAKVVLDEDAERIEVVVPDEQLSLAIGRRGQNVRLASQLTGWDIDIMTEQEESERRQKEFNERTNLFMDALDVDEMVGQVLASEGFAQVEELAYVELDEIASIDGFDEDTASEIQMRARDYLDRIEAEMDAKRRELGVADELRQIDGLTGKMLVALGEDGIKTVEDFAGCAADDLVGWSERKDGETKKFEGIFSKFDVSRVEAENMIVQARLLAGWITEEDLASDQEEEGADAEATDEEADAAVQE